From the Musa acuminata AAA Group cultivar baxijiao chromosome BXJ3-7, Cavendish_Baxijiao_AAA, whole genome shotgun sequence genome, one window contains:
- the LOC135642924 gene encoding alpha-humulene synthase-like codes for MTVCFFFLKTKTLCISVVVFNKFKDEGGSFMSTLGSDVKGLLSLYNAAYLGTHGEIILDEAISFTRNYLVSALADLKPPLTTQVSLDLETPLCRRIRRLLAREYISIYQEDVTRDDAILELAKLDFNLLQSLHREELKNITKWWNDLASSKNLSFARDRSVECYFWILGIYFEPYYSRARVITTKVAALTSILDDMYDVYSTLEESQRLTEAIQRWDAKVVHQLPKYMKDYYLKLIHTFEEFEDLLASGEKYRITYLKEAVSDEIIRFFLFSLLLINATHMKDLSEAYFEESKWRDQHYVPTLEEHLHVSLISSAYPMLECASFIGMGEIATKEAFQWITSFPKIVQASAIICRIMNDIASHEVWS; via the exons atgactgtatgttttttttttctcaaaaccaAAACTCTATGTATTTCTGTAGTTgtctttaacaagttcaaagatgaGGGAGGGAGTTTCATGTCTACCTTGGGGAGTGATGTGAAAGGACTGTTAAGCTTGTACAACGCAGCCTATCTTGGGACTCATGGGGAGATCATTCTTGATGAAGCCATCTCTTTTACGAGGAATTACCTAGTGTCTGCATTAGCTGATCTTAAACCACCATTAACAACGCAAGTGTCTCTTGACCTCGAGACACCTCTCTGTAGGAGAATTAGAAGGCTCTTGGCAAGAGAATACATATCTATATACCAAGAGGATGTCACACGAGATGATGCCATCCTGGAGCTTGCAAAGTTGGACTTCAATTTGTTGCAGTCTCTTCATCGCGAGGAACTTAAGAACATCACCAA GTGGTGGAATGATTTAGCCTCCTCAAAAAATCTCAGTTTTGCTCGAGATAGATCGGTGGAATGCTATTTCTGGATCCTGGGAATATACTTTGAACCCTATTATTCTCGTGCACGAGTGATAACGACCAAGGTGGCTGCCCTTACTTCAATTCTGGACGACATGTATGATGTCTATAGCACATTGGAGGAGAGTCAACGACTAACTGAGGCAATTCAAAG GTGGGATGCGAAGGTTGTTCATCAATTACCAAAGTACATGAAGGATTATTATCTAAAGCTAATCCACACctttgaagagtttgaagatttatTGGCTTCTGGTGAGAAATATCGCATAACCTATCTGAAGGAAGCGGTGAGTGATGAGATTATAAGGTTCttcttattttcacttttattaatta ACGCTACTCAT ATGAAAGATTTATCTGAAGCTTATTTTGAGGAATCCAAATGGAGAGATCAACATTACGTACCAACTTTGGAAGAACATCTACATGTTTCCCTCATAAGTTCAGCATATCCTATGCTCGAATGTGCCTCTTTCATTGGAATGGGAGAAATAGCAACTAAGGAGGCATTTCAATGGATTACAAGTTTCCCAAAGATTGTCCAAGCTTCTGCAATAATTTGTCGTATCATGAATGACATTGCTTCACATGAGGTATGGTCATAA